Proteins from one Desulfovibrio intestinalis genomic window:
- a CDS encoding flagellar basal body P-ring protein FlgI: MKLTILRNPTLWIFTAALLISMVLPSQAARIKDIANFSGVRDNQLIGYGLVVGLAGTGDKKDSVFTMSSMKNMMDRMGIGVDSSALKTKNVASVMVTARMPISAKPGTSLDVTVSSVGDATSLLGGVLLQTALKGVDGKIYSLAQGSLTVGGFSSQGKAASVSKNISTVGIIPGGGIVERGIPFEFNQQDKLTLHLRTADFSTAQQIAERVNGAMGGPFARAVDDMSITMDIPPQYRHNMVPLMASIENLDVSPDTAAKVVVDEKTGTVVLGRDVRIMRAAVAHGNLQITVQEGQQVSQPGPFSQGQTVVTPTTETNVREENRHLIIVEGATLQELVDGLNSIGATPRDLISILRTMQVSGALLAELEVI; this comes from the coding sequence ATGAAATTGACAATTTTGCGCAATCCTACCCTGTGGATTTTTACAGCCGCCCTGCTCATCAGCATGGTGCTTCCCTCACAGGCTGCGCGCATTAAGGATATTGCCAACTTTTCCGGTGTTCGCGACAACCAGCTCATAGGCTATGGCCTTGTGGTGGGCCTGGCGGGCACTGGAGATAAAAAAGATTCAGTTTTTACTATGAGTTCCATGAAAAACATGATGGACCGCATGGGCATTGGCGTGGACTCCTCAGCGCTGAAGACCAAGAACGTGGCTTCCGTTATGGTGACGGCACGCATGCCGATTTCTGCCAAGCCGGGTACAAGCCTTGACGTTACCGTGTCTTCTGTGGGCGACGCCACATCCCTTCTGGGCGGCGTGTTGCTGCAAACGGCCCTCAAGGGCGTTGACGGCAAGATATATAGTCTGGCTCAGGGTTCGTTGACCGTGGGCGGTTTTTCCAGCCAGGGCAAGGCAGCCAGCGTCAGCAAGAATATCAGCACCGTGGGCATTATCCCCGGCGGCGGCATTGTGGAGCGCGGCATTCCCTTTGAATTCAATCAGCAGGACAAGCTCACCCTGCACCTGCGTACGGCGGATTTCAGCACTGCCCAGCAGATAGCCGAACGCGTCAACGGCGCTATGGGCGGCCCCTTTGCCCGCGCTGTTGATGACATGTCCATCACAATGGATATCCCGCCCCAGTACCGTCACAACATGGTGCCCCTCATGGCCTCCATTGAAAATCTGGACGTCAGCCCGGACACTGCCGCCAAGGTGGTTGTGGACGAAAAGACGGGCACCGTGGTGCTTGGCCGCGATGTGCGCATCATGCGCGCGGCGGTGGCCCACGGCAACTTGCAGATAACCGTGCAGGAAGGCCAGCAGGTGTCGCAGCCCGGCCCGTTCTCGCAGGGGCAGACAGTGGTGACCCCCACCACGGAAACCAATGTGCGTGAAGAAAACCGCCATCTGATTATCGTTGAAGGGGCCACTCTTCAGGAGCTAGTGGACGGTCTCAACTCCATCGGGGCTACCCCGCGCGACCTTATTTCCATCCTGCGCACCATGCAGGTTTCCGGTGCGCTGTTGGCGGAGCTGGAGGTAATCTAA
- the flgM gene encoding flagellar biosynthesis anti-sigma factor FlgM, with protein sequence MEIKNTTNSFFDPYSAGLEKSAEARSDTRLKARAEGTGTEAPQGDTVSVSQDALLLTEARRAAQSAPDVRSDKVEALRIQVANGTYKPDSQLIAANLVREEPGLFQI encoded by the coding sequence ATGGAAATCAAGAATACGACGAACAGCTTTTTCGATCCTTATTCCGCCGGGCTGGAGAAAAGCGCCGAGGCCAGATCAGACACGCGCCTGAAGGCACGCGCTGAAGGAACCGGCACTGAAGCCCCCCAAGGCGATACGGTCAGCGTTTCGCAGGATGCCCTGCTGCTGACGGAAGCGCGCCGCGCCGCCCAAAGCGCGCCGGACGTACGCTCGGATAAGGTTGAGGCGCTGCGCATTCAGGTAGCCAACGGAACCTATAAGCCGGACAGCCAGCTCATTGCCGCCAACCTCGTGCGTGAAGAACCGGGGCTGTTCCAGATATAG
- a CDS encoding DVU0524 family FlgM-associated protein has translation MADANSAKLRMMLQGYEQQLLAARRLARFRVRMRLAHGDAPDDPDPAAHRHACVERVARELYETLLFTGSDNPVVENIRQELGREVGQEVRFTYPPGQRLHIVGEGPDGMQPLPEDLQRKTRHALWRITRDTVDKSMLEEPPRDGSFVKPAAQGGVEAPSAE, from the coding sequence ATGGCCGACGCCAATTCTGCAAAACTGCGCATGATGTTACAAGGGTATGAACAGCAATTGCTGGCTGCCCGGCGTCTTGCGCGGTTCAGGGTTCGCATGCGGCTGGCGCATGGCGATGCGCCGGATGATCCTGATCCGGCAGCCCATCGGCACGCCTGCGTTGAAAGAGTGGCGCGCGAGCTTTACGAAACACTGCTTTTCACTGGCAGTGATAACCCCGTGGTGGAGAACATCCGCCAGGAGCTGGGCAGGGAAGTGGGGCAGGAAGTGCGCTTCACCTACCCGCCAGGCCAGAGATTGCACATTGTGGGTGAGGGCCCGGACGGCATGCAGCCGCTGCCCGAAGATTTGCAGCGAAAAACGCGGCATGCCCTGTGGCGCATCACCCGCGACACGGTAGACAAAAGTATGCTGGAAGAGCCGCCAAGAGACGGAAGTTTTGTGAAACCGGCGGCACAAGGCGGTGTGGAAGCACCGTCAGCGGAGTAG
- a CDS encoding MFS transporter, translating into MSSSIEKGHGWLLVAVCTSLFCMPFMMAGVNAVLPPMGADLNASVQELGLMGAFYAMGLAVFQLASGSLGDIWGYRRIFIWGTAIFGISGALLGFVTSVEVFLGLRLVQGVGGAMFNACGLALLASAAPAGKRAIYLGYSGSAVYAGIACGPPVAGFVAGWLDWRWLFWGNALTSLGVLLLMKYCVKLDWRTAKGRPFDWGGCIIYGLAMTALTFGSSELADYPVMAGCLLAAFIVLMVLFCFKELRSDFPILDMRLLARNRVFALSSLAAFINYSSFFGILFFFSLYLQFGRGMTVQQAGMFLALQSLVQALMTPVAARLCIKFDPGHVSAVGVGLCGLGLLTSAFLEIDSPIGVLLAAQGLLGVGISLFALPNTTIILESAGPEHVGQASGLTGAVRTGGQLVNMAVITLTLGFFLGDQPAGPETIDAFMDSMHVDLVVFGVLNLLAVGCVLARNRK; encoded by the coding sequence ATGTCGTCATCCATCGAAAAAGGCCACGGCTGGCTGCTGGTAGCGGTCTGTACCTCCCTGTTCTGCATGCCCTTCATGATGGCAGGCGTGAACGCGGTTTTGCCGCCTATGGGCGCGGACCTGAATGCCAGCGTGCAGGAACTCGGGCTTATGGGGGCCTTCTATGCTATGGGCCTTGCCGTTTTTCAGCTTGCCAGCGGCAGTCTTGGTGATATTTGGGGATACCGCCGCATCTTCATTTGGGGCACGGCCATCTTTGGCATAAGCGGAGCATTGCTGGGATTTGTTACTTCAGTGGAAGTGTTTTTGGGCTTACGCCTTGTACAGGGCGTTGGCGGGGCCATGTTCAACGCCTGTGGTCTTGCCCTGCTGGCATCGGCTGCGCCTGCTGGTAAACGGGCCATCTACCTCGGCTACAGCGGCTCTGCCGTTTACGCGGGTATTGCCTGTGGTCCTCCTGTGGCGGGCTTTGTGGCGGGCTGGCTTGACTGGCGCTGGCTTTTCTGGGGCAATGCGCTTACTTCCCTCGGCGTGCTTCTGCTCATGAAGTATTGCGTAAAGCTGGATTGGCGGACCGCCAAGGGCCGTCCCTTTGACTGGGGCGGCTGCATAATCTACGGGCTGGCCATGACGGCGCTGACCTTCGGTTCGTCAGAACTGGCAGACTATCCCGTCATGGCGGGTTGCCTGCTGGCGGCGTTTATCGTCCTTATGGTGCTGTTCTGCTTCAAGGAACTGCGCAGCGACTTTCCCATCCTTGATATGCGCCTGCTGGCGCGCAACCGGGTTTTCGCCCTGTCTTCGCTGGCGGCCTTTATCAACTACAGTTCTTTTTTCGGCATCCTGTTCTTTTTCAGTCTGTACCTGCAGTTTGGACGGGGCATGACCGTGCAGCAGGCGGGCATGTTTCTGGCTTTGCAGTCGCTGGTGCAGGCTTTGATGACCCCGGTGGCGGCGCGCTTGTGCATCAAGTTCGACCCCGGCCATGTGAGCGCCGTGGGCGTGGGCTTGTGCGGCCTGGGCCTTTTGACGTCGGCCTTTCTTGAAATCGATTCGCCCATCGGCGTGCTGCTGGCAGCCCAGGGGCTGCTTGGCGTGGGCATAAGCCTTTTTGCCCTGCCCAATACCACCATTATTCTTGAAAGCGCGGGGCCGGAACATGTGGGGCAGGCCTCTGGCCTGACCGGAGCTGTGCGCACTGGCGGGCAGCTTGTGAACATGGCCGTCATCACCCTGACCCTGGGCTTCTTTTTGGGAGATCAGCCTGCAGGGCCAGAGACCATAGACGCTTTTATGGACAGTATGCATGTTGATTTGGTGGTTTTTGGCGTGCTGAATCTCTTGGCTGTGGGGTGCGTGCTGGCACGCAACAGAAAATAA